From one Lycium ferocissimum isolate CSIRO_LF1 chromosome 7, AGI_CSIRO_Lferr_CH_V1, whole genome shotgun sequence genomic stretch:
- the LOC132063127 gene encoding zinc finger A20 and AN1 domain-containing stress-associated protein 5, producing the protein MAQRTEKEETEFKAVPETITLCINNCGVTGNPLTNNMCQKCFNSTTSATSTSTSSSPITHKLARSEKLARSEKSARFSLLRSSPDRKSDDRTVNEVKESLPAAKREVNRCSGCRRKVGLTGFRCRCGDLFCGEHRYSDRHDCSYDYKTAGREAIARENPVVKAAKIIKV; encoded by the coding sequence ATGGCTCAGAGAACGGAGAAAGAAGAGACGGAGTTCAAGGCGGTACCTGAAACCATAACGCTTTGCATCAACAATTGTGGAGTCACAGGAAATCCCCTCACAAACAATATGTGTCAAAAATGCTTCAACTCCACCACCTCTGCTACCTCAACTTCCACCAGCAGCTCGCCGATTACTCACAAACTGGCTAGATCTGAAAAATTGGCTAGATCTGAAAAATCGGCTAGATTCAGCTTGTTGAGGTCATCACCTGACAGGAAATCCGATGACAGGACGGTGAATGAGGTGAAGGAAAGCTTACCGGCGGCTAAAAGAGAGGTGAATCGTTGCTCCGGTTGCCGGAGGAAGGTAGGATTGACCGGATTCCGGTGCCGGTGCGGCGATTTGTTCTGCGGTGAACACCGTTACTCCGATCGTCATGATTGTAGCTACGACTACAAAACTGCTGGTCGAGAAGCGATCGCGAGAGAGAATCCGGTCGTTAAAGCAGCCAAAATCATCAAAGTTTGA